The following proteins are co-located in the Piscirickettsia litoralis genome:
- a CDS encoding translocation/assembly module TamB domain-containing protein: protein MRAIKTAKWLIRILIALSLLLIISVFLILSTPTGTQLAIKIGLSFIPSSIQINTDRLSGTLLTTVHANITYSQDSIKLAATDAQIKINLLSLLSGQINLSSVQTQSLAITTRANQVTKTQLNPNKSQTSLINHFFIPEIFINHLSIKKLIFKNNTIKSITGNAYLHASRNIINISAQAHGYYHSHALYLSTSGYGPINQFKSHSTLITHQNTIKRLKLTTTGQGDLTKSYQLKITGNILKSSKIDGVASFNISQAHWQTQLTVSSLNLAELSARYPSTLNIHVSGHGNSQSGQLNTDIQGTLFKQVIKGQAKLDYNPQKISFDIQAHNGNNAISLTGTPERAKMNIALNQIDHILPGSTGKINLQGRLNHNKITATATINNLLLNTPEISPILNHLRIKQARLNISTSQSEATVALFANNLTLLKLPIKNITSRFKLKSRQFSLSTHIQARKLILDQQATGTLNKNNQVNLTLHRFNLKQQNNNIDWALSKPVLAKFHLQHLTKLAISPFILTNKKNNQRSVSFSFKPLNNQQQDQIRQLQVKLVKFPLNLINQISPNKLQLTGSLSGTLDLQLKFNQHSHQLTKINAKLTSSAGKIRTVNPTSERIKTVAFQPLSLLIQGDQKQISSQMHWQLGHDDHINGQINLKNLRTLSGRIDYSLKAVNILGFIPEINIQHPTLTGTFSLSGNITQPKLTGQTTLTADLYLPITGIELKQTSLTLTANGSPTLAVKAKAMAGSGSLSLTGIIDITHLLPQVTLNIQGKNAQLMDLPYATLHANPNISIAYNNAKDLVITGDLHILKGDIHVDQVPQNITLPTDIKIVGDQQNPALNIHTDINLELDKNIFVTGYGLKTNIEGKLNIISTPNQLTRANGNLKLINGTYKLLGQNLNITQGQLIFGGNAIQNPGLNINIERKITPSNPTDESITTGVKVTGNLNKPTLTPYSTPTMSKADILSYLLFGTPVPQTSSGNAAILAQLVTSSSLFNTGTGGIVQNIKKTLGLSELGIQSNAPATQAAGQEQNNLNSLRSTTSLVLGKYLAPDLYVSYSVGFLGQQIASIRYQLNQNWSVNTEAGTTSAVDLFYNIEKN, encoded by the coding sequence ATGAGAGCAATCAAAACTGCCAAGTGGCTCATCCGTATTTTAATCGCCCTTAGCTTGCTGTTGATTATCTCAGTGTTTTTAATACTCAGCACGCCCACAGGCACTCAATTAGCCATCAAAATAGGTCTATCATTTATTCCAAGCTCTATTCAGATCAATACTGATCGATTATCCGGAACGCTTTTAACAACAGTCCATGCCAACATCACCTACTCTCAAGACTCAATTAAGCTAGCAGCAACTGACGCTCAAATCAAAATCAACTTACTCTCACTATTATCCGGCCAGATTAATTTATCTAGTGTGCAAACCCAATCACTGGCGATTACAACCCGAGCCAATCAAGTAACAAAAACACAGTTAAATCCAAATAAAAGCCAAACCAGCCTGATTAATCATTTTTTTATTCCTGAAATATTTATTAATCATCTTTCAATTAAAAAATTAATATTCAAAAATAATACGATAAAGTCTATAACAGGCAATGCTTACCTACATGCGTCCCGCAATATTATAAATATCAGTGCACAAGCACATGGTTATTATCACTCGCATGCTCTTTATTTAAGCACTAGCGGTTATGGCCCAATCAACCAATTTAAAAGCCACAGCACACTCATCACTCATCAAAATACAATAAAACGCTTGAAACTCACCACAACCGGCCAAGGCGATTTAACTAAAAGCTATCAATTAAAAATCACCGGCAATATACTTAAAAGCTCAAAAATCGATGGGGTAGCAAGCTTTAATATCAGCCAAGCGCACTGGCAAACCCAGCTTACGGTGTCCTCTTTAAACCTTGCTGAATTAAGTGCACGTTACCCCAGCACACTTAACATCCACGTATCAGGTCACGGCAATAGTCAATCGGGGCAACTTAATACCGACATTCAAGGCACTCTGTTTAAGCAAGTAATTAAAGGCCAAGCTAAACTAGATTACAACCCTCAGAAAATAAGCTTTGATATCCAAGCTCATAATGGCAACAATGCTATCTCACTCACAGGGACGCCAGAGCGCGCCAAAATGAACATCGCTCTAAATCAAATCGATCATATTTTACCCGGCAGTACAGGGAAAATAAATTTACAAGGACGCCTAAATCACAATAAAATCACTGCCACAGCGACCATTAACAATTTACTCTTAAATACACCAGAAATTTCACCTATTTTAAATCATTTGCGAATTAAGCAAGCTCGCCTCAATATCAGCACGAGCCAATCAGAAGCAACTGTAGCGCTTTTTGCAAACAACTTAACTCTACTCAAGCTTCCTATTAAAAATATAACCAGCAGATTTAAGCTAAAATCCCGACAGTTTTCACTTAGCACGCACATTCAAGCCAGAAAATTAATACTCGACCAACAAGCAACAGGCACGCTTAATAAAAATAACCAAGTAAACCTTACTCTACATCGGTTCAATTTAAAGCAACAAAATAATAATATAGACTGGGCCTTATCTAAGCCTGTGCTAGCAAAATTTCACTTACAGCATCTAACAAAGCTCGCTATCAGCCCGTTTATCTTAACAAATAAAAAAAATAATCAGCGTTCTGTCTCATTTTCATTCAAGCCACTTAATAACCAGCAACAAGATCAGATACGACAACTTCAAGTCAAACTCGTTAAATTCCCCCTTAATTTAATAAATCAAATCTCTCCTAATAAATTACAATTAACTGGGTCTTTATCAGGCACGCTTGATTTGCAGCTTAAATTTAATCAACACTCTCACCAACTCACTAAAATCAACGCAAAACTCACCAGCAGCGCGGGGAAAATCAGAACAGTTAATCCAACCAGTGAACGTATTAAAACAGTTGCATTTCAGCCTTTATCTTTATTAATTCAAGGCGATCAAAAACAAATTTCTAGCCAAATGCACTGGCAACTCGGCCATGATGACCATATTAACGGTCAAATTAATCTAAAAAACTTAAGAACCTTATCTGGAAGGATCGATTACTCATTAAAAGCGGTGAATATACTCGGCTTTATTCCTGAGATTAATATTCAACACCCCACCCTCACAGGCACCTTTAGCCTGTCAGGAAATATTACACAGCCAAAACTCACCGGACAAACCACACTCACAGCGGACCTTTATCTGCCGATTACTGGCATTGAACTTAAACAAACCTCCCTCACACTGACAGCCAATGGCTCACCAACGCTAGCAGTCAAAGCAAAAGCAATGGCAGGATCAGGGTCTTTATCTCTAACCGGTATTATCGATATCACTCACCTGCTACCACAGGTGACACTGAATATTCAGGGTAAAAATGCACAATTGATGGACTTACCTTATGCGACACTGCATGCAAATCCAAACATCAGCATCGCTTATAATAACGCTAAAGACTTAGTAATCACCGGCGATTTACATATCCTTAAAGGAGACATTCATGTTGACCAAGTCCCTCAAAATATCACACTGCCCACCGATATAAAGATTGTCGGCGACCAACAGAACCCTGCTTTAAATATTCATACCGATATTAATCTAGAGCTTGATAAAAATATTTTTGTCACCGGTTATGGCCTTAAAACAAATATTGAAGGCAAACTCAACATCATTAGCACACCTAATCAGCTTACTCGAGCCAACGGCAACTTGAAACTTATTAACGGCACCTATAAATTATTAGGTCAAAACCTCAACATCACCCAAGGCCAGTTGATTTTTGGCGGCAATGCCATTCAAAACCCTGGCCTTAATATCAATATCGAGCGTAAAATCACCCCGAGCAACCCCACTGATGAATCAATTACAACAGGCGTAAAAGTCACAGGAAACCTTAACAAGCCAACTCTTACACCTTACTCAACACCGACAATGTCTAAAGCAGATATTCTATCTTATTTACTATTCGGCACTCCCGTTCCTCAAACCAGCAGTGGTAATGCCGCCATTCTCGCCCAGCTAGTCACCTCATCAAGCCTTTTTAACACAGGCACCGGCGGCATTGTCCAAAATATCAAAAAAACACTGGGCCTCTCAGAGCTTGGTATTCAAAGCAATGCACCTGCGACACAAGCGGCAGGTCAAGAGCAGAATAATTTAAACTCATTGCGTTCAACCACTTCATTAGTCCTTGGCAAATATCTTGCACCTGACTTGTATGTCAGTTATAGCGTAGGCTTCTTGGGCCAACAGATTGCAAGTATTCGCTATCAGCTTAACCAAAACTGGAGCGTTAATACTGAGGCAGGAACAACAAGCGCAGTCGATCTGTTCTATAACATAGAAAAGAACTAA
- a CDS encoding autotransporter assembly complex protein TamA, with translation MKMQKPAYSLGLTNLAFLMRNSSHIESLLIQKSHQADITLILNTGSRAYFGSVHFDQSAYASSYLKRFIPFKANTPYQESQLVQLQNNLIASNLFDEVIVSRDNTKTATPPKVPLVVTLIPKKAKHYKFGLGYGTDTGVRGTVGFDWRRVTNTGQHLSSQIQLSQIATHYNLAYTIPGENPLTDATTFSAADYYDHPDSYNSTTQQVGLGYTSTYGAWTYQAGLKHQWVQYSVDNGPDQNTNLTIPELSLSRLVSTRQGFWRNGYQITTNLQAGTPALSPVNFTRFTINAHFAHKITHKTRFLLGGEFGSIVTNDFDELPPNLRFFAGGSNSVRGYSYKSFSTSAPDGQKLGGRYLITGTAAYEIQLPYKLGLSAFYDMGNAFYDKPEKLDLMQGVGLQLAWYSPIGPVKLAFAKALSLQGTPWHIHFSIGFFI, from the coding sequence ATGAAAATGCAAAAGCCCGCTTACTCGCTTGGGCTAACGAACTTGGCTTTTTTAATGCGCAACTCATCTCACATCGAGTCACTATTAATACAAAAATCACATCAAGCAGATATTACTCTTATTTTAAATACAGGATCACGTGCCTATTTTGGTTCTGTGCATTTTGATCAAAGTGCTTATGCAAGCTCTTACCTAAAGCGCTTTATCCCATTTAAAGCCAATACCCCCTACCAAGAGTCCCAGCTGGTCCAACTACAAAATAATTTAATTGCCAGCAACTTATTTGATGAAGTGATTGTCAGCCGTGATAACACTAAAACAGCGACTCCCCCTAAAGTCCCACTCGTTGTCACGTTAATTCCCAAAAAGGCCAAGCATTATAAATTCGGTTTAGGTTATGGCACAGATACCGGGGTACGCGGTACCGTCGGTTTTGACTGGCGACGTGTAACAAATACCGGTCAACACTTATCCAGCCAAATCCAGCTCTCACAAATCGCAACCCACTATAATCTGGCCTATACCATCCCAGGAGAAAACCCCTTAACTGATGCGACGACATTCAGTGCTGCTGATTACTATGATCACCCAGACTCTTATAACAGCACTACGCAGCAAGTCGGCCTCGGTTATACCTCAACCTATGGAGCCTGGACTTATCAAGCCGGTTTAAAGCACCAGTGGGTCCAATATTCCGTTGATAATGGCCCAGACCAAAATACCAACCTCACCATCCCTGAGCTTTCTCTCTCTCGCCTTGTCTCAACACGACAAGGCTTTTGGCGTAATGGCTACCAAATTACAACAAACTTACAGGCCGGCACCCCCGCACTTAGTCCGGTTAATTTCACACGTTTTACGATTAATGCTCATTTTGCTCACAAAATCACACATAAAACCCGCTTTTTACTTGGCGGAGAATTTGGCTCAATCGTCACCAATGATTTTGACGAACTCCCGCCGAATTTACGTTTTTTTGCCGGTGGCTCCAATAGCGTGCGCGGCTACAGTTACAAATCGTTCAGCACCTCCGCTCCAGACGGCCAAAAATTAGGGGGGCGTTATTTAATTACTGGAACTGCGGCCTACGAAATTCAACTCCCTTATAAACTTGGCTTAAGTGCCTTTTATGATATGGGCAATGCCTTTTACGACAAGCCTGAGAAATTAGACTTAATGCAAGGCGTGGGGTTGCAGTTAGCTTGGTATAGCCCTATTGGCCCGGTCAAACTCGCCTTTGCCAAAGCACTTAGCTTGCAGGGCACGCCCTGGCACATCCACTTTAGCATTGGGTTTTTCATATGA